The following proteins are co-located in the Silene latifolia isolate original U9 population chromosome 1, ASM4854445v1, whole genome shotgun sequence genome:
- the LOC141600983 gene encoding small ribosomal subunit protein uS4y-like — translation MVHVNFFRNYGKTFKKPRRPYEKERLDAELKLVGEYGLRNKRELWRVQYVLSRIRNAARHLLTLDEKNPRRIFEGEALLRRMNRYGLLEEGQNKLDFVLALTVENFLERRLQTQVFKSGMAKSIHHARVLIKQKHIRVGRQVVNVPSFMVRVDSQKHIDFSLTSPFGGGRPGRVKRKNQKAASKKASGGDGDEEDED, via the exons ATGGTGCACGTCAACTTTTTCCGCAACT ATGGTAAGACCTTTAAGAAGCCACGACGTCCTTATGAGAAGGAGCGTTTGGATGCTGAGTTGAAGCTAGTTGGAGAGTATGGTCTTCGTAACAAGAGGGAGTTGTGGAGGGTTCAGTATGTGTTGAGTCGTATCAGGAATGCTGCTCGTCACCTTCTAACCCTTGATGAGAAGAACCCTCGTCGTATCTTTGAGGGTGAGGCTTTGCTTCGTAGGATGAACAGGTATGGACTGCTGGAAGAGGGTCAGAACAAGCTTGATTTTGTCTTGGCTCTTACTGTTGAGAACTTCCTTGAGCGCCGTCTTCAGACTCAAGTCTTTAAATCTGGAATGGCCAAGTCTATCCACCATGCCCGTGTGCTTATCAAGCAAAAGCACATCAG GGTTGGAAGGCAGGTTGTGAATGTCCCATCATTCATGGTCAGGGTTGACTCACAGAAGCACATTGACTTCTCACTTACAAGTCCATTTGGAGGTGGTCGTCCTGGAAGAGTGAAGCGAAAGAACCAGAAGGCTGCTTCCAAGAAGGCTTCTGGAGGAGATGGAGATGAGGAGGACGAGGACTAA
- the LOC141600989 gene encoding HVA22-like protein a, with protein MGGNGGTAFLKVVLQNFDVLAGPVVSLVYPLYASIKAIETKSPIDDQQWLTYWVLYSLITLFELTFAKVIEWIPIWSYAKLIATCWLVIPYFSGAAYVYEHFVRPTFVNAQKQSVNVWYVPRKKVTFSEKDDIITAAEKYIQENGTGALREIIDKAEHTEMKPRVNYGIFENEYQY; from the exons ATGGGAGGAAATGGAGGTACTGCTTTTCTCAAAGTGGTGCTACAGAACTTTGATGTTCTTGCTGG GCCTGTGGTGAGTCTTGTTTATCCCCT GTATGCATCAATCAAAGCTATTGAAACCAAGTCTCCTATTGATGATCAACAATGGCTTACCTACTGGGTTCTATATTCTCTTATAACTCTTTTTGAGCTCACTTTTGCAAAAGTAATTGAATG GATCCCTATCTGGTCCTATGCCAAGCTAATCGCGACATGCTGGCTGGTCATACCATACTTTAGTGGAGCTGCATATGTTTATGAACATTTTGTGAGGCCAACCTTTGTAAATGCGCAAAAACAATCCGTTAATGTATGGTATGTCCCAAGAAAGAAGGTTACCTTCAGTGAGAAAGATGACATTATAACAGCTGCTGAGAAATACATTCAGGAGAATGGAACTGGTGCTCTTCGTGAAATTATCGACAAG GCTGAACACACGGAAATGAAGCCAAGGGTTAATTACGGAATTTTCGAGAATGAGTATCAGTACTAA
- the LOC141601006 gene encoding protein IRON-RELATED TRANSCRIPTION FACTOR 3-like: MGLEVVDDDIDCLVNEGDAPEDAINDGSQPNKKKRGKVPKRVLKSEREKLKREQFNELFTKLGSLLELSEQNNGKASILNETIRLLKDMVSQIQSLRKENVTLLSESHYVTVEKNELKEENFALEVQIKSMQSELEEKLALSQPNLNVTPPECWPSLPQPSPTDPSTQQPPILGPLYVIPINPELDTLGKLVSPNQVVPVRKPRPRYPTPEDSWPLHLLSKQPESTYSTLKCNTDATDQNV; this comes from the exons ATGGGTTTGGAAGTTGTGGATGATGATATCGATTGCCTTGTTAATGAGGGTGATGCGCCGGAGGATGCTATTAATGATGG GTCTCAGCCTAACAAAAAGAAGCGTGGTAAAGTGCCAAAAAGGGTTTTGAAGTCTGAAAGAGAAAAATTGAAGCGTGAGCAATTTAACGAGCTTTTCACAAAACTGGGTAGCCTTCTTG AATTAAGTGAGCAGAACAATGGGAAGGCCTCTATACTAAATGAGACAATCCGGCTTCTGAAGGATATGGTTTCTCAGATTCAAAGCCTCAGAAAGGAGAACGTTACTTTGTTATCCGAATCTCATTAT GTCACAGTAGAAAAGAACGAGCTGAAAGAAGAGAATTTTGCTCTCGAGGTGCAAATCAAGAGTATGCAGAGTGAATTAGAAGAAAAGCTGGCCTTATCTCAGCCTAATCTGAACGTAACGCCTCCAGAATGTTGGCCCAGTCTTCCCCAACCGTCCCCTACTGATCCTTCAACACAGCAACCACCAATTCTTGGACCCTTATACGTCATCCCTATAAATCCCGAATTAGACACACTTGGAAAACTCGTTTCCCCAAACCAAGTAGTTCCAGTGCGAAAACCTCGCCCTAGATATCCTACACCAGAAGACTCCTGGCCGTTGCATCTGCTCTCCAAGCAACCAGAATCGACTTATTCGACATTGAAGTGCAATACAGATGCAACAGACCAAAATGTTTAG